One genomic window of Cydia splendana chromosome 16, ilCydSple1.2, whole genome shotgun sequence includes the following:
- the LOC134797845 gene encoding cathepsin B-like, whose protein sequence is MSLSIAVGTLFFAFVAAKSSIHPLSDEFISHINSNQNSWKAGRNFPSDTPLAYIKGLLGALENPSPTLPIISHDADLIASLPENFDARQKWPNCPSLNDIRDQGSCGSCWAFGAVEAMTDRVCTYSNGAKQFHFSAQDLVSCCTDCGDGCHGGYSDVAWQYWQEVGIVSGGPYQSSQGCRPYEIAPCEHAVDGPRPKCHEEEPTPACVKKCEAGYNIEYNKDKHRAKQVHTLNGEDDIKAELYKNGPVEASFIVYDDFIHYKSGVYSHTSGIKRGGHAIKILGWGVENGKKYWLCANSWNNDWGDKGYFKILRGENHCNIENGVVAGEPDLDGF, encoded by the coding sequence ATGTCACTGTCGATCGCAGTCGGAACATTATTCTTTGCTTTTGTAGCAGCAAAGAGTTCGATTCACCCGCTCTCCGACGAATTCATATCTCACATCAACTCGAACCAAAATTCCTGGAAAGCTGGCCGGAACTTCCCATCGGACACTCCTCTTGCTTACATCAAGGGATTACTGGGAGCACTCGAGAATCCATCGCCCACGCTCCCAATTATAAGCCACGACGCTGATTTAATAGCCAGTCTACCGGAAAACTTCGATGCTAGACAAAAATGGCCGAATTGCCCGAGTTTGAACGATATCAGAGACCAAGGCTCGTGTGGAAGCTGCTGGGCATTCGGCGCCGTTGAAGCCATGACCGACAGAGTCTGCACTTACTCGAACGGCGCTAAACAGTTCCACTTCTCAGCTCAGGACCTGGTCAGTTGCTGCACGGATTGTGGAGATGGATGTCATGGTGGGTATTCAGATGTAGCGTGGCAATACTGGCAAGAAGTAGGCATTGTATCCGGGGGGCCATATCAATCAAGTCAGGGCTGCAGGCCTTACGAGATCGCCCCCTGCGAGCACGCCGTAGACGGCCCCAGGCCGAAGTGTCATGAAGAAGAACCTACTCCGGCCTGCGTGAAGAAATGTGAAGCTGGTTACAACATAGAGTATAACAAGGACAAGCACCGTGCCAAGCAAGTTCACACGCTTAACGGAGAAGATGACATTAAAGCGGAATTATATAAAAACGGCCCTGTTGAAGCTAGTTTTATAGTATACGATGATTTCATTCATTATAAGAGCGGCGTATATTCGCACACATCTGGAATAAAGCGAGGTGGTCACGCCATTAAAATCCTGGGATGGGGCGTGGAGAACGGTAAGAAGTACTGGCTGTGTGCAAACTCCTGGAACAACGACTGGGGAGACAAGGGCTACTTCAAGATCCTGC